Within Metabacillus sp. KUDC1714, the genomic segment TTTTCTCAAAGTGATAGTGAATACTTGCTTTGGTCACGCCAAGTTGTTTAGAGATGTCATCATAGCTGAAGGCTACATACCCTTTTTGTTGGATCAACTTTATTGCTAAGTCTACAATTTGTTTTTTTCTGTTTTCCATGTATTTACATTAACTTACTAATAGGTAAGTGTCAAGGTAAAAGGTCCTAAGTCGAATATTAAATAAAATATCTCTCTTCAGAATTGTTGTACTTCTGCTCGACCTTTAATCACCCGCTAAATCGTTTTTTATTTGTAATGACAAACACGACTGTGTTGGCGATCCCAACGGAGCTGCAAGGCAGAAGTTATAACCGATGCATACCCGACAAGCATTCCATAATCACAATCGTGTCATCATGTGCAAAGGAGCTGAATCCTTCCTGCATAGTCAACTATTTTGCGTTTTACTTCTTATTGGTAAGTTGCTGACGATATCAACTATGTTCTGATTAACCAACAACGTTCGATATTACTTCGATATTGCCACGGGTTGCTTTGGCATATGGGCAAACCTTATGTGCTTCCGCAACGATTTCCTCAGCCACGCTAGTTTCTACGCCTTTAATCGTGATGTCCATAGTAATTGCTAGCACATAGCCGTCGTCCGAATCCTTGCCGAGCGTCACATGAGAAGCAATCGTTATACCTTCTGCATTAATCTTCTTTTTTCTAAGAACCGTACCCATCGCACCTTCGAAGCATGCGGCAAACCCTGCAGCAAACAATTGCTCTGGATTGGTTCCAGCTCCGTTACCACCTAATTCTTTGGGATATCTTAAGTCCACGTTAAGATTTCCATCACTAGAAGCAGCTTTCCCTTCTCTTCCGCCTTGAACATTTACAGTAGCCGTGTACAATTTCTTTTCCATCTTAATCATTTTGGAACGCCCCTTTAATAATTGATTTTTTTATACTTTAGCTATACTAGTGACCACTTGGATTAAACCTGATGAAAAGAATATTCAAATTCTTTTATAGGGTATCCATTTTGACATTCATGATTATCACCAAATTAAATCTTTTTCACCTTTTGGAAATATTCTTCTAATGTAAGCTCATTCTCATAAATGACAGATGCCTGTTCCTTTCCAACATAACGTAAATGCCATGGTTCATATTGATAACCGGTAATTGATTCTTTCCCTTTAGGATAACGGATAATAAAGCCTGCTATATGAGCATTTTCTTTCACCCATTTTCCCTCTTTTGTTTCACCGAATTCTTCTTTTATTCCAACACTTCTGCTCGTTACATCCATTGCCAAGCCGGTTTGATGCTCACTTTTCCCTGGTAAAGCCACAGCCTGCAGCGCCTTTTCTTCCCCCTTAGTTTCTTTTTCAACATTAAATATTTCCTGCTGCCTTGAATACGACCTAAATCCTGATACAGCAATCAATTCAATCCCATCTTGTTCAGCATGGACAAATAATTCCTCTAATGCCCTTGCTGCCTCTTCTCTCAAATAACGCTGAGGTACATCTGCGTCGCCAAAAGAAAACTCTACATTAGGAACAACTAAGTTCGCAGGTTCATATGATTCCGGCAAGCTGTACTCTTTATTTACCATAGCAAGTATATTGGCTGGATTTTCAATCATTTTATTACCATTTGCCTCTTTCACAACATTAAAATATTGTGAATCCAATAATAAGTCTTTATCAATTTGCTCTTCATTTTGTTCTATATCGTTTTTTTGTCCAGATTGTTTATTATCCTGTCCCTCATATTCTCCTCTAAAAGAGATTCCTTCAGGTAATGAAAAATTCATACACGCGGATAATGTTACACTAAGAAGCAAAATAATCGATTTTTTTACAATCATTACATCACCCTATCTTCGATTAAACATTCATACTTTTAATTTATCTTAACATTTACTTACTAGTAGGTAAGTTAACCTCTAAAAAAATACTTACCTTAGTTAGAATCCTACGTTCTTGTTGTACTAACTTTATTGCTAAATCTATGATTTATTCCTACTATCAACTTACTAATAGGTAAGTTGATAGTTAAAGTCCTCTAATGAAATTATTTTTTTACCTCAACAAAACTGGTTCATTTGAATAGCTTTTGTCTTAAAATCTGAAACAAACACTAGATTATGTTCGTTGAGGATCATTATTTTTCAGTTGCTATATTCCCCATTGAAATAGAAATTCTATTCCAGCTGTTGATTTGATTGATTATGAGAACAAGGTCCACATATTCTTTTTCGCTGTAGTGTTTACGTATGCGATTATATAATTCATCAGGTACACGTTTATTCGGTATCAATGTCACATGTTCAGTTAACTCTAAAGCTACTTTTTCTGCATCTGTGTAAAATGTGCACTCTCTCCAAGCACTAATACAATATAAACGTTGTTCCGTTTCTCCCAATTTCCTAGCATCTACTGTATGCATATTCAAACAAAATGCACAGCCGTTAATTTGAGATGCAAGAATTTTAATAAGCTCACGAAGTTTACGGTCTATACCTGTAGTTTTCGTATACTTCTCCATTTGCATCATTATATTAATTGCTTCTGGAGCTACATTGTAATAATTAATTCGTTGTTCCAATATAATTACCTCCTTAAAAAGTCTATTCAATAAATAATGAAATTTTAGATAGCACTTTAATTCTCGCCTAGAGTCATCGCATATATTTTTTCTTTTGCAGCTAATCTTGAAGCAGTTTCTTCAGCTTCTTTGTATGCTTTTTGTAATACATCATTTGGTTCTAGTAATGCTGTTCCTTGTGCCCTAATGATTTGATAATCTTCAATCCCAAGGAAATTGAACATTGACTTCAGGTATTTGTGAGAGAATTCAACTTTTGTATACCAATCATCATTTGTATAGATTGATCCACTTGCTTGTATGACAAGCATTCTTCTTCCGTCGTTAAGCAGTCCCACTGACCCATTTTCAGTGTATTTAAAAGTTTCACGTGCGATCATGATATTGTCCATATAATCTTTTAATTTTGATGGAATATTAAAATTATGCAAAGGTAAAACGATGATATACGTATTTGCACTTTTAAATTGTTGTAAGATTTCAGACATACGCTCCGTTACTTTTTGCTCTTGTTTAGTTAGCTCCTGTTCTTTTCGTTGCTTTTCCCATGCACTTAAGACCATTTTATCAACCATAGGCACTTCATCACAGTACAAGTTGATCTGTTCAATATTTTCGTTATCAGGAATTAATTCTTTATAAGCTTTTAAAAAGTGGTTAAAAACCTGCAAGCTCATTGAAGATGTATCATCTACTTTAGGATGTGCATTTATGATAAGTGTTTTGTTCATTTGCATTTCTCCTTTAAATGAATTTCAGGTTACAATTAACGACTAAGTTAATCGTCGATTAACTGTGTCTATAATATAAAGGCTATCATTATTTTTGTCAAATGAATAAAATTTACCAAAAAAAATTAGTTTTATTTGACTAACACTCTAAATACTCCTAACATACAATTTGAAAAGCTTTAAAATCAAAAGTAGGTGAGTTTATATGCAGTATAGTGTCGGCGTTGAATATGCATTACATTGTCTGGTTTATTTAATTGATGTTCCTTCGAATGAAAGTATCGGGATAAAGGACCTGGCAGAATTTCAAGGGCTTTCTGAGACATTTCTTTCAAAAGTATTTGGTAAACTATCTAAGGCTGGTATTGTAAGTTCTGTCCCTGGTGTAAAGGGTGGATATCGATTATCTAAGTCCCCAGAAGATATCTCCTTTTGGGATGTAGTTAAAGCAG encodes:
- a CDS encoding organic hydroperoxide resistance protein, giving the protein MIKMEKKLYTATVNVQGGREGKAASSDGNLNVDLRYPKELGGNGAGTNPEQLFAAGFAACFEGAMGTVLRKKKINAEGITIASHVTLGKDSDDGYVLAITMDITIKGVETSVAEEIVAEAHKVCPYAKATRGNIEVISNVVG
- a CDS encoding M15 family metallopeptidase; this translates as MIVKKSIILLLSVTLSACMNFSLPEGISFRGEYEGQDNKQSGQKNDIEQNEEQIDKDLLLDSQYFNVVKEANGNKMIENPANILAMVNKEYSLPESYEPANLVVPNVEFSFGDADVPQRYLREEAARALEELFVHAEQDGIELIAVSGFRSYSRQQEIFNVEKETKGEEKALQAVALPGKSEHQTGLAMDVTSRSVGIKEEFGETKEGKWVKENAHIAGFIIRYPKGKESITGYQYEPWHLRYVGKEQASVIYENELTLEEYFQKVKKI
- a CDS encoding carboxymuconolactone decarboxylase family protein → MEQRINYYNVAPEAINIMMQMEKYTKTTGIDRKLRELIKILASQINGCAFCLNMHTVDARKLGETEQRLYCISAWRECTFYTDAEKVALELTEHVTLIPNKRVPDELYNRIRKHYSEKEYVDLVLIINQINSWNRISISMGNIATEK
- a CDS encoding FMN-dependent NADH-azoreductase; this encodes MNKTLIINAHPKVDDTSSMSLQVFNHFLKAYKELIPDNENIEQINLYCDEVPMVDKMVLSAWEKQRKEQELTKQEQKVTERMSEILQQFKSANTYIIVLPLHNFNIPSKLKDYMDNIMIARETFKYTENGSVGLLNDGRRMLVIQASGSIYTNDDWYTKVEFSHKYLKSMFNFLGIEDYQIIRAQGTALLEPNDVLQKAYKEAEETASRLAAKEKIYAMTLGEN
- a CDS encoding RrF2 family transcriptional regulator; translated protein: MQYSVGVEYALHCLVYLIDVPSNESIGIKDLAEFQGLSETFLSKVFGKLSKAGIVSSVPGVKGGYRLSKSPEDISFWDVVKAVEGSKPIFQCKNIKDNGYLYRENCCTAPSSCTINLVMLSAEEKMCDFLRSKTLAWLNEELDRDLSKQVREDTRNYFSKSNI